DNA from Triticum aestivum cultivar Chinese Spring chromosome 7D, IWGSC CS RefSeq v2.1, whole genome shotgun sequence:
ATATTGCCTAATTTACTTTAAATTTTTATTTAAAACCTTCCACCTCAGACGAAGAAAATTCATGAAATGTAAAAAATTGTATGCGCATTTAGAAAATTGCTCATAGCATTAAAAGTTTTTTGTGTCATTTATAAATATTTACACATTAAACCATATTCATGAAATTTCTGATCTGAAAATGTTGTTTGCATAATTTGTAAAAATATTCATCCCATTAAATATTTTTAATAAAAATTGAAACGTATATGTGTGTTTAAAATATGTTGAGGACATTATAGAAAcctaaaaatgttcataaaaaccTAAGATTTTTTTGCAAGTTTTAACTAAATGTTCATGATATTttcgaaaaatgttaaatgtgtgttTACAAATGTTCACTTGTATTAAAAATGTTCGATTTGCATTGAATTAAAATCTTAATATTTCCTTGGGTTAATGTTCACTCTGCGATTAAGGGAATATTGaacatgtgttttaaaaatgtttgAAATGTATAAAAAAAGTGCAATGTGTACTTATAAAAAGTCAAGATGTatttataaaataaaaataatattcaAAAAGTAAAAAGACCAATCAAAAGAAAATCAATGAAAATAGATAGAAAAATGTAGAAAACCAAAGTGAAAATAGATCACATCGAACCTTCGTGAAACCAATACTCAGTACTTGCATACCGCTTGTTGGACTGGCCCACCCTGGCAATCTGGCAATAAGTGAGACACATCATTTAGTCGCGGCATTTCCTATTTGGTGCCTGTTATAGGCATAAATGTTACAGGGTGCACTCCCACCCTccacgctgggccggcccatttaacctTTTCTTTTCTGTTAAACTTCAAACAAAGGATGAAAATAAAATCAACCGGTACCTTTGTGAAACCAATCCTCGGTACTTGCATACAGCTTGTTGGACTAGCCCACCCCGACGAAGTGTATAGGTAAGAGATGAGGTCTCGGAATAAGCGAGACCTAGCATCTGCTCAGGTATTTCCTATTTGTCGCCTGTTATCGGCATAAATGTTAAAGGGCGCACACCCACCTTCCGCGCCGGGCTGGCCCATTTAACTTTATTTTTTCTCTTTCTGTTAAACTTGAAATAAAGGAATGAAATAAATCACCTGAAACCTTCGTGAAACAAATCCTCAGTACTTTGCCAACTGCGTAAATATTACAAGGCGCACACCCACGGTGCATGCTGGCCGGCCCATTTatctattttttttcatttctgttAAACTTCAAAAATATGATGTACGCGCCAGATTTGAACTCAAGACTTCTATTTTCAGAGCATACTGTTGTAACCACTAGGCCATCCTGATTGTGCCAACATACTTCTTTTTCCCTTTTATTCTCTTCACTTCATAGTacttttttctttttctagttctctttttctttttcctaaatgtgcaaacttttttgaaaaattcatGTTTTTTTAATTGGATAAACTTTTCTAAAAccgatgatttttttgaaattcaatgaTCTTTGTTTTAAATGGATGGACCTTTTTCAAATTGATAAACaaattttcaattttgatgaacttttttcaaaagcgATGAATTTGTTTTTCCAAATCGAtgacatatttaaaaaaaatcttgtACTAGAAAATGTTAAAGATGTATAATTTTTTTTTCTGATGTACGgaaaaaatgtacattgtgtatgTAAAAATAGACAACAAAACTTATATTTGAAAAGTATTAAGCCtgtatttgaaaaatgctaaaCATGTAATTATTTTTTCAAAGAATATTAataatgttaaaaatgttgttgatGTATACAAAAAGTATTAATCATTTAGTTGGAAAATTCTAATCATGTACTATTACATGTTAAGCTACATCTTGAGGGAAGTTTCACTATCAAAGAAAAACCTTTAGAAAATAAATCCATAAATATTGTTTTGGGTAGACATGAAGAACTGACAAGATAAATGTTGTTTATCCTTCAATATCATCATTTGTCCTTGTGGTGAGGATGGTTAACCCACACGCATGGGGAGCGACCATGAGTTCACTTGTTAGAAACGTGGCCTATCTTTTTGAACTTTTCACCTTGATTTGTACGGTTCGCTTTCAAGGGATATAAAACTTTAGGTGTGCGTACCAGACATCAACCATCGTTTTGGCTGGTGGCTATCCATACTGCATATAGAAACATGTCGTGGGTCTGAACCTTGCTAGCCCCTCGCCGCATTGGTATGCCAGGCGTGCATGAGATACGGCCATATACGGTACAAAGCACTGTTTAATAATGTCCATGCAAGTTTAATGACAAGAAagcacgtattttgcaagttttgTAAACTTTGATATGTGCGGTAAGAAGGTAAAAGTTAATCAGACCATTAATTAGTAAGATCAACGGctcagatctattatatacccttacctctcatgtgaaaagaggAGGTAAGAGGAAGCATGTTAAAACTGATCGCATACAATATAtttcctctgtttttatttactccgcgtattagatttGGGCAAAGTTAAGCTTTGTATTACCATATagaataacaaatcaataccatttgATTCATTGtagaatgtacttccacatcatatatatttgttatggtaaatataCGAAGTTTGATtttagtcaactctaatatgcggagtaaataaaaacggagggagtacctattaATTGCCTAGGCATGTGGGTTGTATTTAAATTTTTTGAGGACGTTTGATTCGTTTAATAAATAACTGAAGTTGTTCATGTTATTCAGATTCGTACCTTAAGACAGCCTGCAATATATTTACCTTTCGTTGGCAGGATTTGGTGGTTCGTCTGGAGAAACTATCATGGTGGCGCTTACCGTTCATGCTGCTATACCGGCGTAGTGTGGCCAAACAGATGAAGGATCTTAGAGCCAAGGTGGAGGATATCAGCCAGAGAAATGTGCGTTACCGTCTCATCGTGGGCTCAGCTGCCTCAAAGATAAAACCTACCACCGCTGCAGCTGAGCAGTCTGCCATCAAAACAGAAGTACTACTTCACATCTCTCAAGCTACACGAAGTGCGCTcctggaaaaggaaaagaaaaaggtgGATCTTGTCAAATTGGTCATGGAGGATAAAAATGACCTTAGGGTCATCGCAGTGTGGGGAGCAAGCAGCAACGTTGGTGTCACATCCATCATTAGGGCAGCCTATGATAACGCATCTGTAAGAGGACAGTTTCAGTGCCGAGCCTGGGTAAGGATGATACAACCCTTCCATCCAAATGACTTTTTTGTGAGCATGGTGAGGCAGTTTTATGAGGGTTCATGTGAAGAAAACGGAAAATCAACAGAAGGTACAACAACAACAGGGCTCAAGGTTTTGGAGAAGATGAAGGCACAGGACAATCTGGTTCATGAGTTTAATCGGTATGTGACTGACAAGAGTTATCTGGTCGTTATCAATGACGTAGCTACCATTGAAGAGTGGGACTGGATCAAAACATACTTCCCTAGCAAGAAAGGCAGCCGAATTGTTGTATCCACGCAGCACTTTGAAGTTGCTAGTCTCTGCACAGAGCAGCCTTACACGGCAACAGCGATAGACCAGAAATGGTCATCCGATAAGGACTTTTATGTCTTCCACAAAAAGGTAATTATCCGCATTTGCATATGAGTATCGATCCTTGCTACTACTAGGTGGTTGCCGGCCTTTTGCCTAAATATCGGTTGTTGCTTTGTTTTCAGGTGGATAGCAAGCCCGAGTCCGGCTCAAAATCTGTCATGGGTAGTGCTAGCTCATCTGCAGCTGTAGGTggtgaggatgaacaagtacagaaTCCTACTCGCGCCAGTACTGTGGCAGCTGCGTTGGAGGAAGATCAGCTTATCAACCGGCCAGCAGCAAATGCTAAAGTTATGAAATTAGTTCATCAAGGTCGTCGCGAGGTGATCACCGTTTGTGGCATGGGTGGTCTTGGGAAAACAACCCTTTTAACAAGTCTTTGGCAACAAGAACTTGGCAAAGGGTTTCAGAGGCGCGCCTGGTTAACCATATCGAGTTCTTTCAACAGTAAGGAGTTCCATAGGGATTTGCTCCAGCAATTAGATGATGATTGCCAAGAAGGGGAAGGAAATGCTGACATTCCAAAAATGCCAAGTGAGTCAGTTGGCAACCAAGACAATGAAGCGCAAATGATTCAAGATCTGATCAAGATTTTATGGGAGCAGAAATGCCTCCTCGTTTTCGACGACGTGTCATCCATTGTGGACTGGCAGTTGATATTGCAGCTCTTGCCTACATCCAGAAATGTTGCCAATCGGATCATTGTCacgacgagagaacttaatgttgcTAAATGTTGTTCTTTGGACGAAGAACAAATATACAATCTGGAGTTGCTAGATGACGCAGAGGCTCTTCTGCTATTCGAAAAGAAGGTACGCATACTGAGTTACTGACATTCAGAAAATACTGCCAGCAATATTTAAACTAACTAGTTCGTTTTACTTTTCTTTTCGTTTTGAAAAAGAGGTTAAAACCCCTGCCTCTTCATCAATCGATGCATacaaccatctttattaattattcgcCAAAGAGTTGATAAGAGCTGAAACCATCATTCACACTTACAAACTCGATAATATGAAGTGCTCTCACTCCTCATATCTAAAACCGGTGTCGTCGCCGATCCATCTACATAACGCATCGGAACCTACAGCCGGTGCACCAAGCCTAAAGCGTACGCCACATGGATATATTTTAGAAGCCACCGTCATCATTGGACCGCTGACCCATCTTTAAAAATGAGATCTGCATCATCCGTGTCAGTCCGGccatccgtcgacgccaccacggcgcccaattACACCACCTCACTGTGCGCAAACTGCTGAGTACGTCGCAGTCGCCGCTGGCACACTGCAACACCATCCCGCTAAGTACCACCAGCCGATGCAGCTTGAAGTCTCTagaggatctgtcgtgcgtagcacctgctgaACAGGCATGACAAAACGTAGCACCTATTgaccaggcatgacttgacatcttcaCTGAacctccgtgcaagacgaagccgctccacctcctgcctctgtcaTCCAAGGctactccacaaacgatgctcccaagagagaaacgacaccgcagtgtcGTCATTGTCCGATTTGGTAGACCAAATCCTAGTGTTTCCCCCGGAGCAGTACGAGTGGGTTGACAGTAGttacacgatgatgccttcatcaacGTAACGACACCGAACGCCGCGATCGCCCATCATcgactcggttttcaccggcaactatgtctccccgGCTCGCaaccgggactagatgatggaacTAGAGATCCGACCACTCCGTCTTCAGACCGACCACCTCCGACTAacgagatgaccaccaccgccaaGCCCAGGGTCGCCGCCCCAGGCTAGTGAGTTTTTTTTTTCACCTTCATTCTCTAGCTATTGAGATTCTTAGAACTTCTCTTCGCTTCCACCCTCTTAACTGCAATTTCTGTGCGATACAAATTAAGATTAGAGGCCAGCTTCTTACTTGGCATGTGCACACATCCCCCGATTCAATCTTGTTTTCCCCTTCCCTTAAACACCTAGGAATTTAATATTTACCAAGGAATGCTTCCGTCTACTAGGTTCCTTCCGCGTTCACTTCACATACCAACTATCTTCTTTGTTAAAATTAATGCAAGGTACATAGTCGATCTACCAAAGAACAAGCAATCACAGCACGATGACGACACCGAAATTAGTTAACTGatgtaaatttagcagtagcgcactttccAATCACGCGTtgctgctaaacgggccaaccgtgtggacaatttcaaaattagcagcagcgacgtgactAAAAAGCGCGCTACCACTATgccattagcagcagcgcgcttcttgACGCTGCGCTGCTGGTAAACTTAGGTTgttgtgtactgtcggtggatttttgtagcagcgcggtttaaacaTCACGCGCAACTGCTAAATTTACGTCAGTAGCGCGCTTTCCCTAACCGCgctgctactaattagcagcagcgcctctttttgtgccgcgctgctgctaagattctgtgtataaggttttccctagtagtgtagggtGATGAAAATCATTAAAATGCAATGAGAAGCATCAAAACTTACTGTACTCCAAAACTATGAGAAATTAAGAACTACCAACTGGATGGAGATAGGCTATGAGCTCTGAATGAGCAGTGGAGCATATGCCTTGATGGACGCATCAGTAGTCAGACACCACACTCACCAGGTTCTGCGttttaaggccttgtacaatgcaagacgTTTAGGGCATGT
Protein-coding regions in this window:
- the LOC123166641 gene encoding putative disease resistance RPP13-like protein 3; protein product: MEATVLSVGKSVVIGALNCAKSAVAEEVALQLGVQRDHVFITDELEMMQAFLMAAHEEEDDNKVIKTWVKQVRDVAYDVEDCLQDLVVRLEKLSWWRLPFMLLYRRSVAKQMKDLRAKVEDISQRNVRYRLIVGSAASKIKPTTAAAEQSAIKTEVLLHISQATRSALLEKEKKKVDLVKLVMEDKNDLRVIAVWGASSNVGVTSIIRAAYDNASVRGQFQCRAWVRMIQPFHPNDFFVSMVRQFYEGSCEENGKSTEGTTTTGLKVLEKMKAQDNLVHEFNRYVTDKSYLVVINDVATIEEWDWIKTYFPSKKGSRIVVSTQHFEVASLCTEQPYTATAIDQKWSSDKDFYVFHKKVDSKPESGSKSVMGSASSSAAVGGEDEQVQNPTRASTVAAALEEDQLINRPAANAKVMKLVHQGRREVITVCGMGGLGKTTLLTSLWQQELGKGFQRRAWLTISSSFNSKEFHRDLLQQLDDDCQEGEGNADIPKMPSESVGNQDNEAQMIQDLIKILWEQKCLLVFDDVSSIVDWQLILQLLPTSRNVANRIIVTTRELNVAKCCSLDEEQIYNLELLDDAEALLLFEKKVRILSY